Proteins from a single region of Bos javanicus breed banteng chromosome 7, ARS-OSU_banteng_1.0, whole genome shotgun sequence:
- the LOC133251288 gene encoding large ribosomal subunit protein eL36-like, with product MALRYPMAVGLNKGHKVTKNVGKPRHSRRRGRLTKHTKFVRDMIREVCGFAPYERRAMELLKVSKDKQALKFIKKRVGTHIRAKRKREELSNVLAAMRKAAAKKD from the coding sequence ATGGCTCTGCGCTACCCCATGGCCGTGGGCCTCAACAAGGGTCACAAGGTGACCAAGAACGTGGGCAAGCCGAGGCACAGCCGCCGCCGCGGGCGTCTCACCAAACACACCAAATTCGTGCGGGACATGATCCGGGAGGTGTGTGGCTTCGCCCCTTACGAGCGACGAGCCATGGAGCTGCTCAAGGTCTCCAAGGACAAGCAGGCCCTCAAGTTCATCAAGAAAAGGGTGGGGACACATATCCGCgcgaagaggaagagagaggagctgAGCAACGTCTTGGCCGCCATGAGGAAAGCGGCAGCCAAGAAGGACTGA
- the TXNDC15 gene encoding thioredoxin domain-containing protein 15 isoform X2, with the protein MNEEVPSPDPVGQDPSAEETEAVLGLDADGNHMVMLSVIPGGAEDKLSPESSSGTCGAGGEEGSRCNLRESLFSLDRAGARFSEREEEYYTEPDVAESDPTPTEDANTTESLKSPKVNCEERNVTGLENFTLKILNMSQDLMDFLNPNGSDCTLVLFYTPWCRFSASLAPHFNSLPRAFPALHFLALDASQHSSLSTRFGTVAVPNILLFQGAKPMARFNHTDRTLETLKIFIFNQTGIEAKKNVVVTQADQIGPLPSTLIKSVDWLLVFSLFFLISFIMYATIRTESIRWLIPGQEQEHAE; encoded by the exons ATGAATGAGGAGGTGCCTTCCCCTGACCCAGTGGGCCAGGACCCGTCTGCAGAAGAGACGGAGGCGGTGCTGGGGCTGGATGCTGACGGCAACCATATGGTGATGTTGTCGGTCATTCCTGGGGGAGCCGAGGACAAGCTGAGCCCAGAGTCCAGCAGCGGCACCtgtggggctggaggggaggagggctcGAGGTGCAACCTCCGGGAGAGCCTCTTCTCCCTGGACAGAGCTGGAGCAAGATTCTCGGAGAGAGAAGAGGAGTACTACACTGAGCCTGACGTGGCAGAATCCGACCCCACCCCAACTGAGGACGCCAACACCACCGAAAGTCTGAAATCCCCGAAGGTCAACTGTGAGGAGAGAAATGTGACAGGATTAGAAAATTTCactctgaaaattttaaatatgtcacag GACCTTATGGATTTTCTCAACCCAAACGGTAGTGACTGCACTCTAGTCCTGTTTTACACCCCTTGGTGCCGATTTTCTGCCAGTTTGGCCCCTCATTTTAATTCTCTGCCCCGGGCGTTTCCAGCTCTTCACTTTTTGGCACTGGATGCCTCTCAGCACAGCAG CCTTTCTACAAGGTTTGGCACCGTGGCTGTTCCTAACATCTTGTTGTTTCAAGGGGCTAAACCAATGGCTAGATTTAATCATACAGACCGAACATTGGAAACGCtgaaaatcttcatttttaaccAGACAG GTATAGAAGCCAAGAAAAATGTGGTGGTAACTCAAGCTGACCAAATAGGCCCTCTTCCCAGCACTCTGATAAAAAGTGTGGACTGGTTGCTtgtattttccttattctttttaatcagttttattaTGTACGCTACCATTCGAACTGAGAGTATTCGGTGGCTGATTCCGGGACAAGAGCAGGAACATGCGGAGTAG
- the TXNDC15 gene encoding thioredoxin domain-containing protein 15 isoform X1, with translation MAPSAAASCQDGDAGPRPRSRPLLPQPSSAGERESRRCAPVALRPGCTGRCPPRTMRLLGWWQVLLWVLGSPARAEEIAEKRSHLWSEEQPAYPFQVGAVYMNEEVPSPDPVGQDPSAEETEAVLGLDADGNHMVMLSVIPGGAEDKLSPESSSGTCGAGGEEGSRCNLRESLFSLDRAGARFSEREEEYYTEPDVAESDPTPTEDANTTESLKSPKVNCEERNVTGLENFTLKILNMSQDLMDFLNPNGSDCTLVLFYTPWCRFSASLAPHFNSLPRAFPALHFLALDASQHSSLSTRFGTVAVPNILLFQGAKPMARFNHTDRTLETLKIFIFNQTGIEAKKNVVVTQADQIGPLPSTLIKSVDWLLVFSLFFLISFIMYATIRTESIRWLIPGQEQEHAE, from the exons ATGGCGCCCTCGGCTGCTGCCAGCTGCCAAGATGGCGATGCGGGACCGCGCCCGCGCTCCCGgcctctcctcccccagccttCCTCCGCCGGGGAGCGCGAGTCGCGTCGCTGTGCGCCTGTTGCCCTTCGGCCTGGGTGTACGGGCCGGTGCCCGCCCCGCACCATGCGGCTCCTAGGCTGGTGGCAGGTTCTGCTGTGGGTGCTGGGGTCTCCTGCCCGCGCCGAGGAGA TTGCAGAGAAAAGAAGTCACTTATGGTCAGAGGAGCAGCCTGCTTACCCATTCCAGGTGGGGGCTGTGTACATGAATGAGGAGGTGCCTTCCCCTGACCCAGTGGGCCAGGACCCGTCTGCAGAAGAGACGGAGGCGGTGCTGGGGCTGGATGCTGACGGCAACCATATGGTGATGTTGTCGGTCATTCCTGGGGGAGCCGAGGACAAGCTGAGCCCAGAGTCCAGCAGCGGCACCtgtggggctggaggggaggagggctcGAGGTGCAACCTCCGGGAGAGCCTCTTCTCCCTGGACAGAGCTGGAGCAAGATTCTCGGAGAGAGAAGAGGAGTACTACACTGAGCCTGACGTGGCAGAATCCGACCCCACCCCAACTGAGGACGCCAACACCACCGAAAGTCTGAAATCCCCGAAGGTCAACTGTGAGGAGAGAAATGTGACAGGATTAGAAAATTTCactctgaaaattttaaatatgtcacag GACCTTATGGATTTTCTCAACCCAAACGGTAGTGACTGCACTCTAGTCCTGTTTTACACCCCTTGGTGCCGATTTTCTGCCAGTTTGGCCCCTCATTTTAATTCTCTGCCCCGGGCGTTTCCAGCTCTTCACTTTTTGGCACTGGATGCCTCTCAGCACAGCAG CCTTTCTACAAGGTTTGGCACCGTGGCTGTTCCTAACATCTTGTTGTTTCAAGGGGCTAAACCAATGGCTAGATTTAATCATACAGACCGAACATTGGAAACGCtgaaaatcttcatttttaaccAGACAG GTATAGAAGCCAAGAAAAATGTGGTGGTAACTCAAGCTGACCAAATAGGCCCTCTTCCCAGCACTCTGATAAAAAGTGTGGACTGGTTGCTtgtattttccttattctttttaatcagttttattaTGTACGCTACCATTCGAACTGAGAGTATTCGGTGGCTGATTCCGGGACAAGAGCAGGAACATGCGGAGTAG